A portion of the Pseudomonas koreensis genome contains these proteins:
- the rho gene encoding transcription termination factor Rho, producing the protein MNLTELKQKPITELLELAEQMGIENMARSRKQDVIFSLLKKHAKSGEEISGDGVLEILQDGFGFLRSADASYLAGPDDIYVSPSQIRRFNLRTGDTIVGKIRPPKEGERYFALLKVDTINFDRPENAKNKILFENLTPLFPTVRMKMEAGNGSTEDLTGRVIDLCAPIGKGQRGLIVAPPKAGKTIMLQNIAANIARNNPEVHLIVLLIDERPEEVTEMQRTVRGEVVASTFDEPPTRHVQVAEMVIEKAKRLVEHKKDVVILLDSITRLARAYNTVIPSSGKVLTGGVDAHALEKPKRFFGAARNIEEGGSLTIIATALVETGSKMDEVIYEEFKGTGNMELPLDRKIAEKRVFPAININRSGTRREELLTADDELQRMWILRKLLHPMDEVAAIEFLVDKLKTTKTNDEFFLSMKRK; encoded by the coding sequence ATGAATCTGACTGAACTCAAGCAAAAGCCGATTACCGAACTGCTCGAATTGGCCGAACAGATGGGCATAGAAAATATGGCCCGTTCGCGCAAGCAGGACGTGATTTTCTCCCTGCTGAAAAAGCACGCGAAAAGCGGCGAGGAAATCTCCGGTGATGGCGTGCTGGAGATTCTCCAGGACGGCTTCGGCTTCCTGCGCTCCGCAGACGCTTCCTACCTCGCCGGCCCTGACGACATCTACGTCTCGCCGAGCCAGATCCGCCGCTTCAACTTGCGCACCGGTGACACCATCGTTGGCAAGATCCGCCCTCCGAAGGAAGGCGAGCGGTATTTCGCCCTGCTCAAGGTCGACACGATCAACTTCGATCGTCCGGAGAACGCGAAAAACAAGATTCTCTTCGAGAACCTGACTCCGCTGTTTCCGACCGTGCGCATGAAGATGGAAGCCGGTAACGGTTCCACCGAAGACCTCACCGGTCGCGTGATCGACCTGTGTGCACCGATCGGCAAAGGCCAGCGTGGTCTGATCGTCGCACCGCCGAAAGCCGGTAAAACGATCATGCTGCAGAACATCGCAGCGAACATCGCCCGTAACAATCCTGAAGTTCACCTGATCGTGCTGTTGATCGACGAGCGTCCGGAAGAAGTGACCGAAATGCAGCGCACCGTGCGCGGCGAAGTGGTTGCCTCGACCTTCGACGAGCCGCCGACCCGTCACGTGCAGGTCGCTGAAATGGTGATCGAGAAGGCCAAACGCCTGGTCGAGCACAAGAAAGACGTGGTGATCCTGCTCGACTCCATCACCCGCCTGGCCCGTGCCTACAATACTGTGATCCCGAGCTCCGGCAAGGTGCTGACCGGTGGTGTCGATGCCCACGCCCTGGAGAAGCCGAAGCGTTTCTTCGGTGCCGCGCGTAACATCGAAGAAGGCGGCTCGCTGACCATTATCGCCACCGCGCTGGTTGAAACCGGCTCGAAGATGGACGAAGTGATCTACGAAGAGTTCAAGGGTACCGGCAACATGGAATTGCCTCTGGATCGCAAGATCGCCGAGAAGCGTGTGTTCCCGGCCATCAACATCAACCGTTCCGGCACCCGCCGCGAAGAGTTGCTGACCGCCGACGACGAACTGCAGCGCATGTGGATCCTGCGCAAGCTGCTGCACCCGATGGACGAAGTCGCCGCCATCGAGTTCCTGGTCGACAAGCTGAAAACGACCAAGACCAACGACGAGTTCTTCTTGTCGATGAAGCGCAAGTAA
- the trxA gene encoding thioredoxin TrxA, which translates to MSSDLIKHVSDASFEADVLKAEGAVLVDYWAEWCGPCKMIAPVLDEIAETYKGKLTVAKLNIDENQQTPAKHGVRGIPTLMLFKNGNVEATKVGALSKSQLAAFLDANI; encoded by the coding sequence ATGAGCAGCGATCTGATCAAACACGTTAGCGACGCTAGCTTCGAAGCCGACGTACTCAAGGCCGAAGGCGCTGTCCTGGTCGACTACTGGGCTGAATGGTGCGGCCCTTGCAAAATGATCGCACCGGTTCTGGACGAGATTGCCGAGACTTACAAAGGCAAGCTGACCGTCGCCAAACTGAACATCGACGAAAACCAGCAAACCCCGGCCAAGCATGGCGTGCGTGGTATCCCGACGCTGATGCTGTTCAAGAACGGCAACGTTGAAGCGACCAAGGTCGGCGCACTGTCGAAGTCGCAACTGGCGGCTTTCCTCGACGCCAACATCTGA
- a CDS encoding FadR/GntR family transcriptional regulator, translated as MNSISRAVPEVALQAIRKLITEQSFGAGDALPSQRDLALQLGVSRASLREALSSLSALGVVSIQPGKGVFVQSPIELSRGEAPGWPFAAQASPLDIFQLRYALEGFAAGLAATTLSTFDLDALEDNVAAMREQLRGGDFEAAAKLDFDFHRRILLASGNQAMLSILTASAEIFLESQKLPFIRAERAMETWQEHRKILRALARRASGAAQKAMQEHVRNAALRTGIAFIAPATA; from the coding sequence ATGAATTCGATCTCCCGCGCCGTACCCGAAGTGGCGCTGCAAGCGATCCGCAAACTGATCACCGAACAGAGCTTCGGCGCCGGCGATGCCTTGCCTTCGCAACGGGATCTGGCGCTGCAACTGGGCGTCAGCCGGGCATCGTTGCGTGAAGCGCTGTCGTCGCTCAGTGCACTGGGCGTGGTCAGCATTCAGCCGGGCAAGGGCGTGTTCGTGCAGTCGCCGATCGAATTGTCGCGCGGCGAAGCGCCGGGCTGGCCATTCGCGGCGCAGGCCTCGCCGCTGGACATCTTCCAGTTGCGCTACGCGCTGGAGGGCTTTGCCGCCGGGCTCGCCGCGACAACCTTGAGCACGTTTGATCTGGATGCGCTGGAAGACAATGTCGCGGCGATGCGCGAGCAATTGCGCGGCGGCGACTTCGAAGCGGCGGCGAAACTTGACTTCGATTTTCACCGGCGCATCCTGCTGGCCAGCGGCAATCAGGCGATGCTGAGCATCCTCACCGCCAGCGCCGAGATCTTCCTCGAGAGCCAGAAACTGCCGTTCATCCGCGCCGAGCGCGCCATGGAAACCTGGCAGGAACACCGCAAGATCCTCCGCGCCCTGGCCCGCCGCGCATCGGGGGCTGCACAGAAAGCCATGCAGGAACACGTGCGCAACGCCGCCCTGCGCACCGGAATCGCCTTCATCGCTCCCGCCACGGCGTGA
- a CDS encoding transporter substrate-binding domain-containing protein, producing the protein MTQRYSALLASLFAGLLLCQAPAHADGLDDVVKRGTLKVAVPQDFPPFGSVGPDMKPRGLDIDTAKLLADQLKVKLELTPVNSTNRIPFLTTGKVDLVISSLGKNPEREKVIDFSRAYAPFYLAVFGPPDAAITSLDDLKGKTISVTRGAIEDIELSKVAPEGVTIKRFEDNNSTIAAYLAGQVDLIASGNVVMVAISEKNPKRVPALKVKLKDSPVYVGVNKNEAALLARVNDILNTAKADGALEKNSQTWLKEPLPADL; encoded by the coding sequence ATGACCCAGCGTTACAGCGCCCTCCTCGCTTCCCTGTTTGCCGGCCTGCTGCTGTGCCAGGCCCCCGCTCACGCCGACGGTCTGGACGACGTGGTCAAACGCGGCACGCTGAAAGTCGCCGTGCCCCAGGACTTCCCGCCTTTTGGCTCGGTCGGCCCGGACATGAAGCCGCGTGGCCTGGATATCGACACGGCGAAACTGCTCGCCGACCAGCTCAAGGTCAAACTTGAACTGACCCCGGTCAACAGCACCAACCGCATTCCGTTCCTGACCACCGGCAAGGTCGATCTGGTGATTTCCAGCCTCGGCAAAAACCCCGAGCGCGAGAAGGTCATCGACTTCTCCCGCGCCTATGCGCCGTTCTACCTCGCGGTGTTCGGCCCACCAGACGCCGCGATCACCAGCCTCGACGACCTCAAGGGCAAGACCATCAGCGTCACCCGTGGCGCCATCGAAGACATCGAGCTGAGCAAAGTCGCCCCCGAAGGCGTGACCATCAAGCGTTTCGAAGACAACAACTCGACCATCGCTGCTTATCTGGCCGGTCAGGTCGATCTGATCGCCAGCGGCAACGTGGTGATGGTGGCCATCAGCGAGAAGAACCCCAAGCGCGTACCGGCGCTGAAAGTGAAGCTCAAGGATTCACCAGTCTACGTCGGTGTGAACAAGAACGAAGCGGCGTTGCTGGCCAGGGTCAACGACATCCTCAATACCGCCAAGGCTGACGGCGCGCTGGAAAAGAACTCGCAGACCTGGCTGAAAGAGCCGCTGCCGGCCGATCTCTGA
- a CDS encoding amino acid ABC transporter permease: MAYQFDFLPVVENTDLLVRGALFTLELTAIGALLGVGVGIVGALVRAWHIRPFSAIFGVYVELIRNTPFLVQLFFIFFGLPSLGMQISEWQAAVLAMVINLGAYSTEIIRAGIQAIPRGQLEAAAALAMTRFEAFRHVVLLPALGKVWPALSSQIIIVMLGSAVCSQIATEELSFAANFIQSRNFRAFETYALTTLIYLCMALLIRQLLNWFGRRFIARSSQ; the protein is encoded by the coding sequence ATGGCTTATCAGTTCGATTTTTTGCCGGTGGTGGAAAACACCGACCTGCTAGTGCGCGGCGCGCTGTTCACCCTTGAACTGACCGCTATCGGCGCACTGCTCGGGGTAGGCGTGGGCATTGTCGGCGCGCTGGTGCGGGCGTGGCACATCCGCCCGTTCTCGGCGATCTTCGGCGTCTACGTCGAGTTGATCCGCAACACACCGTTTCTGGTGCAGCTGTTCTTCATCTTCTTCGGCCTGCCATCGCTCGGCATGCAGATCTCCGAGTGGCAAGCGGCGGTGCTGGCGATGGTGATCAACCTTGGCGCCTACTCGACCGAGATCATCCGCGCCGGCATCCAGGCGATCCCGCGGGGGCAACTGGAAGCGGCTGCGGCATTGGCGATGACGCGCTTCGAAGCGTTCCGTCACGTCGTCCTGCTGCCGGCACTGGGCAAGGTCTGGCCGGCGCTGAGCAGCCAGATCATCATCGTCATGCTCGGTTCGGCGGTGTGCTCGCAGATCGCCACGGAAGAATTGAGCTTCGCTGCCAACTTCATTCAGTCGCGCAACTTCCGCGCCTTTGAAACCTATGCGCTGACCACGTTGATCTACTTGTGCATGGCGCTGCTGATCCGCCAGTTGCTCAACTGGTTCGGCCGCAGATTCATTGCGAGGAGCAGCCAATGA
- a CDS encoding amino acid ABC transporter permease codes for MSDFTFWDILRNLLTGLQWTLALSLVAFIGGGLVGLLILVMRISKNTLPSSIARTWIELFQGTPLLMQLFLVFFGVALAGIEISPWMAAAIALTLFTSAYLAEIWRGCVEAIPHGQWEASSSLALNPLEQLRYVILPQALRIAVAPTVGFSVQVVKGTAVTSIIGFTELTKTGGMLANATFEPFMVYGLVALGYFLLCYPLSLSARYLERRLHASA; via the coding sequence ATGAGCGATTTCACTTTCTGGGACATTCTGCGCAATCTGCTCACCGGCCTGCAGTGGACGCTGGCGCTGTCGTTGGTGGCGTTCATTGGCGGCGGCCTGGTCGGCCTGCTGATTCTTGTCATGCGCATCTCGAAAAACACCCTGCCAAGCAGCATCGCCCGCACCTGGATCGAGCTGTTCCAGGGCACGCCGCTGTTGATGCAATTGTTTCTGGTGTTCTTTGGCGTGGCGCTGGCCGGGATCGAAATTTCGCCGTGGATGGCCGCGGCGATCGCTTTGACCTTGTTCACCAGCGCCTATCTGGCGGAGATCTGGCGCGGTTGCGTCGAGGCGATTCCCCACGGCCAGTGGGAAGCCTCATCGAGCCTGGCGCTCAATCCGCTGGAGCAACTGCGCTACGTGATCCTGCCGCAAGCGCTACGCATCGCCGTGGCGCCGACCGTGGGGTTCTCGGTGCAAGTGGTCAAGGGCACAGCGGTGACCTCGATCATCGGCTTCACCGAGCTGACCAAGACCGGCGGCATGCTCGCCAATGCCACGTTTGAACCGTTCATGGTCTATGGCCTCGTCGCGCTCGGCTACTTCCTGCTCTGCTACCCCTTGTCCCTCAGTGCGCGCTACCTGGAAAGGAGACTGCATGCCTCTGCTTAG
- the ppx gene encoding exopolyphosphatase, whose protein sequence is MPQSQAKNLSLIAAIDLGSNSFHMVVAKARNGEIRILERLGEKVQLAAGIDDARQLNEESMQRGLDCLKRFAQLINGMPLGAVRIVGTNALREARNRGEFIRRAEEILGHTVEVISGREEARLIYLGVSHTLADTPGKRLVADIGGGSTEFIIGQRFEPLLRESLQMGCVSFTQRYFKDGKITPARYAQAYTAARLEIMSIEHALHRLTWDEAIGSSGTIRAIGLALKAGGHGSGEVNAEGLAWLKRKLFKLGDADKIDFEGIKPDRRAIFPAGLAILEAIFDALELQRMDHCEGALREGVLYDLLGRHHHEDVRERTLTSLMERYHVDLEQAARVERKALHAFDQVAVDWELDDGIWRELLGWAAKVHEVGLDIAHYHYHKHGAYLIEHSDLAGFSREDQQMLALLVRGHRRNIPKDKFAEFGDDGIKLIRLCVLLRFAILFHHIRGTQAMPQVVLHAEGDHLDVQFPENWLDENQLTQADFGLEADWLTRVGIVLTVH, encoded by the coding sequence ATGCCGCAATCCCAAGCCAAGAATCTGTCCCTGATCGCCGCGATCGACCTGGGCTCCAACAGCTTTCACATGGTCGTGGCCAAGGCCCGGAACGGCGAAATCCGCATCCTCGAGCGCCTCGGCGAGAAGGTGCAACTGGCTGCCGGCATCGACGACGCACGCCAGCTCAACGAAGAATCGATGCAGCGCGGCCTCGATTGCCTCAAGCGCTTTGCCCAACTGATCAACGGTATGCCGCTCGGCGCCGTGCGCATCGTCGGCACCAACGCCCTGCGTGAAGCACGCAACCGTGGCGAATTCATCCGCCGCGCCGAGGAAATCCTCGGCCACACAGTAGAAGTCATCTCCGGCCGTGAAGAAGCGCGCCTGATCTATCTCGGCGTGTCGCACACGCTCGCTGATACCCCGGGCAAACGTTTGGTCGCCGACATCGGCGGCGGCAGTACCGAATTCATCATCGGCCAGCGCTTCGAGCCGTTACTGCGCGAAAGCCTGCAAATGGGCTGCGTGAGTTTCACCCAGCGCTACTTCAAGGACGGCAAGATCACCCCGGCCCGCTACGCCCAGGCGTATACGGCGGCGCGGCTGGAAATCATGAGCATCGAGCACGCCCTGCATCGCCTGACCTGGGATGAAGCCATCGGCTCCTCCGGTACGATTCGCGCCATAGGTCTGGCGCTGAAGGCCGGCGGCCATGGCAGCGGCGAGGTCAACGCCGAAGGCCTGGCATGGCTCAAGCGCAAACTGTTCAAGCTTGGCGACGCCGACAAGATCGATTTCGAAGGCATCAAGCCTGACCGCCGGGCAATCTTCCCGGCGGGCCTGGCCATTCTCGAAGCGATCTTCGACGCCCTCGAACTGCAACGCATGGATCATTGCGAAGGCGCGCTACGTGAAGGCGTGCTGTATGACCTGCTCGGCCGCCATCATCACGAAGACGTGCGCGAACGCACCCTGACCTCGCTGATGGAGCGCTATCACGTCGACCTGGAACAGGCGGCGCGAGTCGAGCGCAAAGCGCTGCACGCGTTCGATCAGGTCGCGGTGGACTGGGAGCTGGACGATGGTATCTGGCGCGAACTGCTGGGCTGGGCGGCGAAAGTGCACGAAGTCGGCCTCGACATCGCTCACTATCACTACCACAAGCACGGTGCCTACCTGATCGAGCACTCGGACCTTGCCGGCTTCTCCCGCGAGGATCAGCAGATGCTCGCGCTACTCGTGCGCGGCCACCGGCGCAACATTCCCAAGGACAAGTTCGCCGAGTTCGGCGATGACGGCATCAAGCTGATTCGCCTGTGCGTGCTGCTGCGTTTTGCGATTCTGTTCCATCACATCCGCGGAACCCAGGCGATGCCGCAGGTGGTGCTGCACGCCGAGGGTGACCATCTCGATGTGCAATTCCCGGAGAACTGGCTGGATGAAAATCAGCTGACCCAGGCGGATTTCGGGCTTGAGGCGGATTGGTTGACGCGGGTGGGGATTGTTCTCACGGTGCACTGA
- the ppk1 gene encoding polyphosphate kinase 1: MNTEGLTEVAVKEAQPVVEQITETPPELEPAPPAPVAETAAAVPAIAIPGLDDSSLYIHRELSQLQFNIRVLEQALDESYPLLERLKFLLIFSSNLDEFFEIRVAGLKKQITFAREQAGADGLQPHQALARISELVHGHVDRQYAILNDILLPELEKHQVRFIRRRNWTTKLKTWVRRYFRDEIAPIITPIGLDPTHPFPLLVNKSLNFIVELEGIDAFGRDSGLAIIPAPRLLPRIIKVPEEVGGAGDNYVFLSSMIHAHADDLFQGMKVKGCYQFRLTRNADLALDSEDVEDLARALRGELFSRRYGDAVRLEVADTCPKHLSDYLLKQFNLSETELYQVNGPVNLTRLFSITGLDSHPELQYTPFTPQIPKLLQNSENIFSVVSKQDILLLHPFESFTPVVDLLRQAAKDPHVLAVRQTLYRSGANSEIVDALVDAARNGKEVTAVIELRARFDEESNLQLASRLQAAGAVVIYGVVGFKTHAKMMLILRREAGEIVRYAHLGTGNYHAGNAKLYTDYSLLTSDDALCEDVGKLFSQLIGMGKTLRMKKLLHAPFTLKKGMLDMIARETQFALEGKPAHIIAKFNSLTDPKIIRALYKASQSGVRIDLVVRGMCCLRPGIAGVSHNIHVRSIIGRFLEHTRVFYFLNGGDEQMFLSSADWMERNLDKRVETCFPVEGKKLLTRVKKELELYLTDNTHSWSLQSDGRYIRNTPTGNQNPRSAQATLLERLGSPILPVSS, encoded by the coding sequence ATGAATACCGAAGGACTCACTGAAGTTGCCGTAAAAGAAGCTCAGCCGGTGGTCGAGCAAATCACCGAAACCCCGCCGGAACTGGAGCCTGCGCCACCCGCGCCGGTTGCCGAAACCGCTGCGGCGGTGCCGGCGATCGCCATTCCCGGCCTGGATGACAGCAGCCTGTATATCCATCGCGAGCTTTCGCAATTGCAGTTCAACATCCGCGTGCTGGAACAGGCGCTGGACGAGTCCTATCCGTTGCTGGAGCGGCTGAAGTTCCTGCTGATCTTTTCCAGCAACCTCGACGAATTCTTCGAGATCCGCGTCGCCGGGCTGAAGAAGCAGATCACCTTCGCCCGCGAACAGGCCGGCGCTGACGGCTTGCAGCCGCATCAGGCGCTGGCGCGGATCAGCGAGCTGGTCCACGGCCACGTTGATCGCCAGTACGCGATCCTTAACGACATCCTGTTGCCCGAGCTGGAAAAGCATCAGGTGCGCTTCATCCGTCGGCGCAACTGGACGACCAAGCTCAAGACCTGGGTGCGCCGCTATTTCCGCGACGAGATTGCGCCGATCATCACCCCGATCGGCCTCGACCCGACGCACCCGTTCCCGTTGCTGGTGAACAAGAGCCTGAACTTCATCGTCGAGCTCGAAGGTATCGACGCTTTCGGTCGCGACTCCGGTCTGGCGATCATTCCGGCCCCGCGTCTGCTGCCACGGATCATCAAGGTGCCGGAAGAGGTCGGCGGCGCCGGGGACAACTATGTGTTCCTGTCGTCGATGATCCACGCCCACGCCGATGACCTGTTCCAGGGCATGAAGGTCAAGGGCTGCTACCAGTTCCGTCTGACCCGAAACGCCGACCTGGCCCTCGATTCCGAAGACGTCGAAGACCTGGCCCGCGCCCTGCGTGGCGAGTTGTTCTCGCGGCGCTACGGTGACGCGGTGCGTCTGGAAGTCGCCGACACTTGCCCGAAACACCTCTCGGACTACCTGCTCAAGCAGTTCAACCTGAGCGAGACCGAGTTGTATCAGGTCAATGGCCCGGTCAACCTGACGCGCCTGTTCAGCATCACCGGTCTGGACAGCCATCCGGAGCTTCAGTACACGCCGTTCACCCCGCAGATCCCGAAACTGCTGCAGAACAGCGAAAACATCTTCAGCGTGGTCAGCAAGCAGGACATCCTCTTGCTGCACCCGTTCGAGTCGTTCACGCCGGTGGTCGACCTGCTGCGTCAGGCGGCGAAAGACCCGCACGTTCTCGCCGTACGGCAAACGCTGTATCGCTCCGGCGCCAATTCCGAGATCGTCGATGCGCTGGTCGACGCTGCGCGTAACGGCAAGGAGGTCACCGCGGTCATCGAGCTGCGTGCGCGCTTCGATGAAGAGTCCAACCTGCAACTGGCCAGCCGTCTACAAGCGGCCGGTGCGGTGGTGATCTACGGTGTGGTCGGCTTCAAGACCCACGCCAAGATGATGCTGATCCTGCGCCGCGAGGCTGGCGAGATCGTCCGCTACGCGCACCTCGGCACCGGCAACTATCACGCCGGTAACGCCAAGCTTTACACCGACTACAGCCTGCTGACCTCCGACGACGCCTTGTGCGAAGACGTCGGCAAACTGTTCAGCCAGTTGATCGGCATGGGCAAGACGCTGCGCATGAAAAAGCTGCTGCACGCGCCGTTTACCCTGAAGAAGGGCATGCTCGACATGATTGCCCGCGAAACCCAGTTCGCCCTCGAAGGCAAACCGGCGCACATCATCGCCAAGTTCAACTCGCTGACCGATCCGAAGATCATCCGCGCGCTGTACAAGGCCAGCCAGTCCGGCGTGCGCATCGATCTGGTGGTGCGCGGCATGTGCTGCCTGCGTCCGGGCATCGCCGGCGTCTCGCACAACATTCACGTGCGCTCGATCATTGGCCGCTTCCTCGAGCACACGCGGGTGTTCTACTTCCTCAACGGCGGCGACGAGCAGATGTTCCTCTCCAGCGCCGACTGGATGGAGCGCAACCTCGACAAGCGCGTCGAGACCTGCTTCCCGGTGGAAGGCAAAAAGCTGCTGACCCGAGTCAAGAAAGAGCTGGAGCTGTACCTGACCGACAACACCCACAGCTGGAGCCTGCAGTCGGACGGCCGCTACATTCGCAATACGCCCACCGGCAACCAGAACCCGCGCAGTGCGCAGGCGACGTTGCTGGAGCGGTTGGGTAGCCCGATCTTGCCTGTTAGCAGCTAA
- the hemB gene encoding porphobilinogen synthase has translation MSFTPANRLFPATRLRRNRRDDFSRRLVRENVLTVDDLILPVFVLDGENRREAVASMPGVERLTIDLLLEEAAKWVELGIPALALFPVTPPELKSLDAAEAWNPEGIAQRATRALRERFPELGVITDVALDPFTTHGQDGILDEHGYVQNDITVDALVRQALSHAEAGAQVVAPSDMMDGRIQAIREALEIAGHVNVRIMAYSAKYASAYYGPFRDAVGSASNLGKANKASYQMDPANSDEALHEVGADLSEGADMVMVKPGMPYLDILFRVKDAFKVPTFVYQVSGEYAMHMAAIQNGWLSEAVILESLTAFKRAGADGILTYFAVRAAQLLREQK, from the coding sequence GTGAGCTTTACCCCCGCCAATCGTCTGTTTCCCGCCACCCGCCTGCGTCGCAATCGTCGTGATGATTTTTCCCGGCGGCTGGTGCGTGAAAACGTGCTGACGGTCGATGACCTGATCCTGCCGGTATTTGTGCTCGACGGTGAGAATCGCCGTGAAGCCGTAGCCTCGATGCCGGGCGTCGAGCGACTGACGATCGATCTGCTGCTGGAAGAAGCGGCGAAGTGGGTCGAGCTGGGGATTCCAGCGCTGGCGCTGTTCCCGGTTACCCCGCCCGAACTGAAATCCCTGGATGCCGCCGAAGCGTGGAATCCCGAAGGTATCGCCCAGCGCGCCACTCGCGCCCTGCGTGAGCGTTTCCCTGAACTGGGGGTGATCACCGACGTGGCGCTGGACCCGTTCACCACCCACGGTCAGGACGGCATTCTCGACGAACACGGCTACGTGCAGAACGACATCACCGTCGATGCACTGGTACGTCAGGCGCTGTCCCACGCCGAGGCCGGCGCGCAGGTGGTGGCGCCATCGGACATGATGGACGGGCGCATCCAGGCCATTCGTGAAGCGCTGGAAATTGCCGGTCACGTCAACGTGCGCATCATGGCCTACTCGGCCAAATACGCCAGCGCCTATTACGGCCCGTTCCGCGATGCGGTCGGCTCGGCGTCGAACCTCGGCAAAGCGAACAAGGCTTCTTATCAGATGGACCCGGCCAACAGCGACGAAGCGCTGCATGAGGTCGGTGCCGACTTGTCTGAAGGCGCGGACATGGTCATGGTCAAGCCGGGCATGCCCTACCTGGACATTCTTTTTCGGGTCAAAGATGCCTTCAAGGTGCCGACCTTCGTCTATCAGGTCAGTGGCGAATACGCCATGCACATGGCCGCTATCCAGAATGGCTGGTTGAGCGAAGCGGTGATCCTCGAGTCACTGACCGCCTTTAAACGTGCCGGTGCAGATGGCATCCTGACTTACTTTGCCGTTCGTGCCGCTCAATTGTTACGAGAGCAGAAATAG
- a CDS encoding DedA family protein encodes MLQQFLHDFGYFALFLGTFFEGETILVLAGFLAFRGYMDINLVVVVAFFGSYAGDQLWYFLGRKHGRKLLARKPRWQMMGDRALEHIRRHPDIWVLSFRFVYGLRTVMPVAIGLSGYPPGRYLLLNGIGAAIWASALAAAAYHFGAVLEGMLGSIKKYELWVLGALLILGLGLWLRRRFKNAQLAKKIYQDEQIAKAAEAEQLRQAEATPPAGPKTPAE; translated from the coding sequence ATGCTCCAACAATTTCTGCACGACTTTGGCTACTTTGCCTTGTTTCTCGGCACGTTCTTCGAAGGCGAAACCATTCTGGTGCTCGCAGGCTTCCTCGCGTTCCGTGGATACATGGACATCAACCTGGTGGTGGTCGTGGCGTTCTTCGGCAGTTATGCCGGCGATCAGCTGTGGTACTTCCTGGGACGCAAGCACGGGCGCAAATTGCTCGCACGCAAACCGCGCTGGCAGATGATGGGCGACCGTGCCCTTGAGCACATCCGCAGGCATCCGGACATCTGGGTTCTGAGCTTCCGTTTCGTCTATGGTCTGCGCACGGTGATGCCGGTGGCGATCGGTCTGTCCGGCTATCCGCCGGGACGCTACTTGCTGCTCAACGGCATCGGTGCGGCGATCTGGGCCAGCGCGCTGGCTGCAGCGGCTTACCACTTCGGCGCAGTGCTGGAAGGCATGCTTGGCAGCATCAAGAAATATGAGCTGTGGGTGCTCGGTGCGTTGCTGATCCTCGGCTTGGGCCTGTGGCTGCGGCGCCGCTTCAAGAATGCGCAGCTGGCAAAGAAGATCTATCAGGACGAGCAGATCGCCAAAGCTGCCGAGGCCGAGCAACTGCGCCAGGCCGAAGCGACCCCGCCTGCCGGGCCGAAAACGCCAGCCGAATAA
- the elbB gene encoding isoprenoid biosynthesis glyoxalase ElbB: MSKKVAVILSGSGVYDGAEIQESVITLLRLDQRGAQVQCFAPNIAQLHVINHLTGEEMPESRNVLVESARIARGNVKDLRDADVEDFDALIVPGGFGAAKNLSNFAIEGAGCTVQPEVLALAEAFAEAGKPVGLICISPALAAKIYGPGVTCTIGNDADTAAAMNKMGATHEECAVTEIVEDKARKLVTTPAYMLAQTISEAASGINKLVDRVLELTHENDA; the protein is encoded by the coding sequence ATGAGCAAAAAAGTTGCAGTGATCCTGTCCGGCAGTGGCGTGTACGACGGCGCCGAAATCCAGGAAAGTGTCATCACCCTGTTGCGCCTCGACCAGCGCGGCGCTCAGGTACAGTGCTTTGCGCCGAACATTGCGCAATTGCATGTGATCAACCACCTGACGGGCGAAGAAATGCCCGAATCGCGCAATGTGCTGGTGGAATCAGCGCGGATTGCCCGGGGCAACGTCAAGGATTTGCGCGACGCCGACGTCGAAGACTTCGACGCGCTGATCGTGCCGGGCGGTTTCGGCGCGGCGAAGAACCTGTCGAACTTCGCCATCGAAGGCGCCGGCTGCACCGTGCAACCTGAAGTGCTGGCCCTGGCCGAAGCATTTGCCGAAGCGGGCAAACCGGTCGGGCTGATCTGCATCTCCCCGGCGCTGGCGGCAAAAATCTACGGCCCTGGGGTGACCTGCACCATCGGTAATGACGCCGACACCGCTGCGGCCATGAACAAGATGGGCGCCACCCACGAAGAGTGCGCCGTCACCGAAATCGTCGAAGACAAGGCCCGCAAACTGGTGACCACCCCGGCGTACATGCTGGCGCAGACCATCAGTGAAGCGGCTTCGGGGATCAACAAACTGGTCGACCGCGTGCTCGAGCTGACCCACGAAAACGACGCTTGA